A window from Seriola aureovittata isolate HTS-2021-v1 ecotype China chromosome 14, ASM2101889v1, whole genome shotgun sequence encodes these proteins:
- the LOC130181595 gene encoding transmembrane protein 229B-like, translated as METRKLNTRRTQDSYDQGSSVEKDAPAEPQGSSSGRPLSAVVRLYVYALHGCLCEVAFTAVWDWCSTQDRRLEGHSSLWALPMYATAIYLMESLRAWLLAQHQPLPVRLTAYTLFIYLWEFSWGAGLMLLQACPWDYSGYRYNLGGLVTLEYAVPWTVAALIAEQHVIRNTLRIRLHN; from the exons ATGGAGACGAGGAAACTAAATACAAGGAGAACACAAGATAGTTATGACCAAG GGAGCAGTGTTGAAAAGGACGCTCCAGCAGAACCACAAGGCAGCAGCTCGGGTcgtcctctctctgctgtagtTCGTCTCTATGTGTATGCACTGCACGGCTGCCTATGTGAGGTGGCCTTCACTGCAGTGTGGGACTGGTGCAGTACCCAAGACAGGAGGCTGGAAGGTCACAGCAGCCTGTGGGCGCTGCCCATGTACGCCACCGCAATCTACCTCATGGAGAGCCTAAGAGCGTGGCTGCTGGCCCAGCATCAGCCGCTGCCTGTCCGTCTGACAGCCTACACCTTGTTCATTTACCTATGGGAATTCAGCTGGGGGGCAgggctgatgctgctgcaggcCTGTCCCTGGGACTATTCAGGTTATAGGTACAACCTGGGAGGATTGGTGACTCTGGAGTACGCAGTACCCTGGACTGTGGCAGCACTTATAGCAGAGCAGCATGTGATCAGGAACACTCTGAGGATAAGACTGCACAATTGA